A region of Plutella xylostella chromosome 29, ilPluXylo3.1, whole genome shotgun sequence DNA encodes the following proteins:
- the LOC105398710 gene encoding sodium-coupled monocarboxylate transporter 2, with product MPRNITVPVSPIYFNIAEYCLFGIILGLIIGIILYYNIASSKYNTVSGFLFGGKNMSIVSISLALTASHLTSITLLGVPVEIYLRGTQYWASALSLIIVTFLTAVIYLPVFHKLQLSSSFEYLEIRFSTQTRIIAAVLFVVSKLMLLPIVPYVPMLAFKMVTNPFAGKITAILCIVCSTFVAIGGLRSIVAIGILTTFLSLVGTALPSSLALIPKGIRSMWETASLGGRLVLYDPDPELAHHTSFFAVTLALSTNWLWKVALSQSSLQKLLAVSTISQARLCLTLSCAGVILMKLLSCFLGLAIYATFADCDPLLSGQIKKHEQLVPHFLNYLSTMFPGICGIFIISTFSATAGCMASIINSVSGVIFEEFIRPWMPQNTREITCCWIMKSLCIVVGGYGIAVLWAANNLERLQHVASGVTGVTAGTLLGLFTLGIVFSRANCSGALSGSLLSLLICGWLLLGAENAVARGALTYQGKPLTTSGCGKTNFTHILTNITAVAFESTKLNHPTKRLQSLFRITFTYCPFAGALTVLFIGVPMSYLTEKSRTSSMNPAVLCPLTQSLLNKPQVRSRTTSCSEARAPTSQEKYAALDVALKHLKEVFDDK from the exons atgccCAGAAATATAACAGTGCCAGTGTCCCCCatatacttcaatattgcagaataCTGCCTCTTTGGTATAATTTTAGGTCTCATTATTGGAATTATACTGTACTACAATATCGCGAGTAGTAAATATAATACTGTGTCTGGTTTTCTGTTTGGtggcaagaatatgtctatcGTGTCTATTAGTCTTGCACTTACAGCTAG TCATTTAACAAGCATCACACTATTGGGAGTTCCAGTTGAAATATATCTAAGAGGGACACAGTATTGGGCATCAGCTCTATCACTTATAATTGTTACGTTTTTAACAGCTGTGATTTACTTACCAG tatttCACAAGTTGCAACTGTCATCGAGCTTTGAATATCTAGAAATTAGATTTTCCACACAAACTCGAATAATTGCGGCTGTTCTATTTGTTGTCAGCAAGTTAATGTTGCTGCCGATTGTACCATATGTACCAATGTTGGCTTTTAAAATGG tAACCAACCCTTTTGCCGGAAAAATAACTGCAATCCTTTGCATCGTGTGCTCCACATTTGTTGCTATAGGAGGCCTCAGATCCATTGTGGCTATAGGAATACTCACCACATTTCTGTCCCTGGTTGGAACAGCATTGCCCAGTAGTTTGGCTTTGATACCAAAGGGAATTCGGAGCATGTGGGAAACCGCCAGTTTAGGCGGGAGACTAGTCTTGTATGA TCCCGATCCGGAACTAGCACATCACACGTCTTTCTTTGCGGTCACATTAGCCCTTAGCACAAACTGGCTTTGGAAAGTGGCTCTGAGTCAATCATCACTCCAGAAGCTTCTAGCAGTTTCCACGATCAGCCAGGCAAGGCTCTGCCTCACTCTGTCCTGTGCCGGAGTTATTCTGATGAAACTTCTATCTTGTTTCTTGGGGTTAGCAATATACGCTACATTTGCTGACTGCGATCCCTTACTGTCCGGTCAAATAAAGAAACATGAGCAA TTGGTTCCGCATTTCCTGAATTATCTATCGACCATGTTTCCTGGTATTTGTGGgatatttattatatcgacCTTTAGTGCTACTGCAGG ATGTATGGCATCCATTATAAATTCAGTGTCTGGTGTTATTTTCGAAGAGTTCATCAGACCTTGGATGCCCCAGAATACTAGAGAAATAACATGCTGTTGGATTATGAAg TCCCTCTGCATCGTGGTCGGAGGCTACGGCATCGCGGTGCTCTGGGCGGCGAACAACCTGGAACGCCTTCAGCACGTGGCTTCAGGAGTCACAGGCGTCACCGCGGGAACTTTACTGGGCCTCTTCACTTTGGGCATTGTTTTCTCAAGGGCTAACTGTTCC GGGGCGCTCAGCGGATCACTTCTAAGCCTCCTGATTTGCGGCTGGCTCCTGTTGGGGGCGGAAAACGCTGTGGCCAGGGGAGCATTGACCTACCAAGGAAAGCCATTAACGACCTCTGGATGCGGAAAAACGAACTTCACTCACATCCTGACCAACATCACAGCAGTTGCCTTTGAATC AACCAAGCTGAACCACCCAACCAAGCGTCTCCAATCGCTCTTCCGCATCACCTTCACGTACTGTCCGTTCGCCGGAGCCCTAACCGTTCTCTTCATCGGGGTCCCCATGAGCTACCTCACGGAGAAGTCGCGCACCTCCTCCATGAACCCGGCCGTGCTGTGCCCGCTGACACAGAGCCTGCTGAACAAGCCGCAGGTGCGCAGTAGAACCACGTCGTGCTCGGAGGCGCGCGCGCCGACCAGCCAGGAGAAGTACGCGGCGCTCGACGTGGCCTTGAAGCACTTGAAGGAGGTCTTCGATGATAAGTAA